In Bactrocera oleae isolate idBacOlea1 chromosome 3, idBacOlea1, whole genome shotgun sequence, a genomic segment contains:
- the Maf1 gene encoding repressor of RNA polymerase III transcription MAF1 homolog, protein MKLLESSRFEAINNALSIQTGGSTIFGRIESYSCKMVAADKALYKRFTADTHGVGPHDLQALSPPQTLADLSPNFHRNNSQSGDEGIILCDTISRKTLFYLIATLNASFEPDYDFSDAKSHEFSKEPSLQWVMNSVHSNLSALAGDQYQVLRQPLWTAIDDEINLSDCDIYSYNPDLSSDPFGEPGCLWSFNYFFYNKKLKRIVFFTCRAVNSIYAGETSDFSMEDDVY, encoded by the exons ATGAAGTTGTTGGAGAGTTCTCGCTTTGAAGCGATTAATAATGCATTATCTATACAAACTGGTGGGAGTACAATCTTTGGTCGTATTGAAAGCTATTCCTGCAAAATGGTAGCGGCTGATAAAGCTCTGTATAAAAGATTCACCGCTGATACACACGGTGTTGGACCACATGATCTACAAGCACTTTCACCACCACAAACTTTAGCTGACCTTTCACCAAACTTCCATCGCAACAATAGCCAGTCGGGGGACGAAGGAATAATCCTTTGCGATACTATATCTCGCAAGACTCTTTTCTACTTGATTGCTACATTGAATGCTTCATTTGAACCAGATTACGATTTTTCTGATGCCAAG TCTCACGAATTTAGCAAAGAGCCTTCGCTACAGTGGGTGATGAATTCAGTTCATTCGAATTTATCGGCTTTAGCTGGAGACCAATATCAAGTTTTACGTCAACCCTTATGGACGGCTATAGATGATGAAATTAATTTATCTGATTGTGACATTTACAGCTATAATCCGGACTTGAGTTCAGATCCCTTTGGTGAACCCGGTTGTTTGTGgtcttttaattatttcttttataataaaaagttaaaacgCATCGTCTTCTTTACATGTCGTGCAGTAAA tTCAATTTACGCCGGAGAAACATCTGATTTTTCCATGGAAGATGATGTTTATTAA